The region GGCGTCGCCAATGCGTATCGCGATCCCCGCACCCCGGAGATCCCCCTCCACTTCCCGCAACTGCCTCCTGAGCTCGAGAATATGCGGATTCTGCATATTTCCGACGTGCACATTGGCTACTTCATCGGCTTCGATGATCTCGAACGCATCATCGAACTGGCATCAGCACAGAAACCGGATCTCGTGCTCATCACCGGCGACTTCTCCGATGACGCCGCAACCTATCTCGACGCGCTGCGCCTGGCAGGAGAAATACCCAACCGCTACGGCATCTACGCTTCCATCGGGAATCATGAATATTTCCGCGGCATTCGCAGCATCTTCCGATCCTATGAACGCGGTCCCATTCCCCTGCTCCTCGACAGCGGCACACGGGTGGATGTCAACGGTGCATCCCTCTACCTGGCGGGGGCGGACGATCCCCGATCCATCCGTAACAATCCCGAACATTTCTACGAACAGACGATCGACCGCGCAATGCGGGATGCACCGTCCGACGCCTTCAGCATCCTGATGAGCCATCGTCCCACGGGCTTCGACCGGGCCGCGCAGTCCGGTATCCCCCTGACACTTGCGGGACATACGCATGGGGGACAGATCGGCTTCAACGGACGCAGTCTGCTCTACGCGCTGAATCCGGAGAAATACATGTGGGGACTCTACGAGAAAGGTGACAGCAAACTCTATGTCAGCGCCGGGGCCGGACACTGGTTCCCTTACCGCCTGGGCTGTCCGACGGAACTCCCGGTCTACCGTCTGACTCGCCATGCAGCTTCCGGCCGCACGTAATGCGCCTTCCGGCCGCGCGTAATGCGCCTTCCGGCCGCGCGCAATGCAGCACATCGGAAGTTCGGGCCGCTCGCATTCTTCAGCGGGGCAGCAGCGGTATTTGCATTCAACGCAGCAACATACGCGTCAGGAATGCTCGGCGAGCCAGCGGACGAACGGTGACATCGCGCTGAAATCCCGTACCAGTTCTTCGAGGAATTCCGCCTCATGAATCAGTGAACCCGGGACTTCCTTCCAACACAGAAACTGTTTTTTCTTCAGCAGATCGGCCGCGGGATGTTCGCGGTCGTATCCCTGCGGCACACGCTGCAGTTCATCTCCGATCATTCCTCCAAATTCCTTGACGAACTTCTTTTCACCGATGATGGCGCGCAGCGCATCGGCATCACTGTCGATAGCGGCGCGAAGGTTTTTCAGGCGGTCTCCCATGGGATTGTAGAGTCCGCCCCCGATGCCCACTTCACCCGGAGTAATGTGAAAATAAAACGCGGCGTCGTGCTTGCGGTCATAGCCGTTGAACGTGAATGCCGCTGCAATCCAGGTCTTGTACGGCGATTTGTCCTTGCTGAAACGCACATCGCGGTAGATGCGGTACATGGCCTTTTTCGGTTCAAGTATGATATCCGGCTGCAGACCTTTCATGCGCACGGCGAGGGTGGACAGCAGCTGCAGCATGGGTTCTTTCACATTCTGTTCATAGACCGGTTTGTTCGCGTTGAACCAGTCGCGATCATTATTCTTTTTCAGGTCGCGCAGAAAACGCATGGTTGCTTTCGGGAAGCCGTTGAACGGTGGCAGCGCGTCCTGTTCGAAGGGATTTATTTTTCTGGCCATGGGCAGTCCTCAGTGAATTGTCGATGCAGGGATTTGTCTTCATACGGGTCATAGCTGTCGTGCAGCTCTTCTGCTGAATACCCGGAACGCACACCCTCGACACGCACGACTTCCGCGTCTTCGTCGATGCTGAACTCGATGCGCCAGGTCCGGTACGCAATTTGATAACGGTCATCGGAGATGCGCTGCACACGTTTACGGCTGCTGTCAGCAGGCTGCGCTTCGAGCTGGGATTCCGCGAACGGGAGCAGATCGATATTTTCGGATCGCAGCCAGAGAAAATGCTCCATCGCAAGAGAGGAAAACTCCACGCGATATTTCACTTCTTCGCCGGGTACCCAGCCGGTCGCCGCATCGGGGAATGCGTCCGCATAGGGCAGATACGGTTTTATGTCGATAATCGGTGTGCCATCGAGCAGATCGCATTCGCTCACGACAAGCTCGCGTCCCCTGACCTCAAGCAGCCTGACACAGCTGAGTCCGATCGGATTGGGCCGATAGGGTGCACGCGTCGCGAAGACACCCACTTTATCCTTCCGATGCCGCGGCACCTGGACACGCGGTTTCCACCCTTCGTTGAGGTGGAAAACATACAGCAGCCAGATGCGCTCGAAACCTTCGAGATCCGAAAGCGCCTGTTCGAAATTCCTGCCCTCGTCAAGGACGACCCGGGCTTTGTGACTGCCATCGAGCGTCCCCTGGCGGGGGACGTCATAACGGTGCTTGCGCGGCGAGAGGAGGACGCCGATGGATTCGAGAGTGATGCTGTGCATGGGGAAAAATACTTTGTTCGTGGCTTTTTCCATAACACAGGCAAAATCAGGGGCAAGGTTCCTGGGCAGGGGAGGAATTAATCCTGTGCTTTCAGCGCAAGCT is a window of bacterium DNA encoding:
- a CDS encoding metallophosphoesterase; the protein is MRVYFPVIFSMVSIAILSVVEIVLLKLLHRDWWQMQRIRRLSYALPLAGLLGLALWAGGIALEADLMLTVGATLTALIFVLGIALMLSLPFSGVFHVIDRIIRWVGRKNAPSEQQSTPDPGRRRILTTSAAAFPLLAITAGGSGVANAYRDPRTPEIPLHFPQLPPELENMRILHISDVHIGYFIGFDDLERIIELASAQKPDLVLITGDFSDDAATYLDALRLAGEIPNRYGIYASIGNHEYFRGIRSIFRSYERGPIPLLLDSGTRVDVNGASLYLAGADDPRSIRNNPEHFYEQTIDRAMRDAPSDAFSILMSHRPTGFDRAAQSGIPLTLAGHTHGGQIGFNGRSLLYALNPEKYMWGLYEKGDSKLYVSAGAGHWFPYRLGCPTELPVYRLTRHAASGRT
- a CDS encoding DUF2461 domain-containing protein, producing the protein MARKINPFEQDALPPFNGFPKATMRFLRDLKKNNDRDWFNANKPVYEQNVKEPMLQLLSTLAVRMKGLQPDIILEPKKAMYRIYRDVRFSKDKSPYKTWIAAAFTFNGYDRKHDAAFYFHITPGEVGIGGGLYNPMGDRLKNLRAAIDSDADALRAIIGEKKFVKEFGGMIGDELQRVPQGYDREHPAADLLKKKQFLCWKEVPGSLIHEAEFLEELVRDFSAMSPFVRWLAEHS
- the tsaA gene encoding tRNA (N6-threonylcarbamoyladenosine(37)-N6)-methyltransferase TrmO → MHSITLESIGVLLSPRKHRYDVPRQGTLDGSHKARVVLDEGRNFEQALSDLEGFERIWLLYVFHLNEGWKPRVQVPRHRKDKVGVFATRAPYRPNPIGLSCVRLLEVRGRELVVSECDLLDGTPIIDIKPYLPYADAFPDAATGWVPGEEVKYRVEFSSLAMEHFLWLRSENIDLLPFAESQLEAQPADSSRKRVQRISDDRYQIAYRTWRIEFSIDEDAEVVRVEGVRSGYSAEELHDSYDPYEDKSLHRQFTEDCPWPEK